In Haliaeetus albicilla chromosome 3, bHalAlb1.1, whole genome shotgun sequence, the following are encoded in one genomic region:
- the ELOC gene encoding elongin-C — protein MDGEEKTYGGCEGPDAMYVKLISSDGHEFIVKREHALTSGTIKAMLSGPGQFAENETNEVNFREIPSHVLSKVCMYFTYKVRYTNSSTEIPEFPIAPEIALELLMAANFLDC, from the exons ATGG atggagaagagaaaacatATGGTGGGTGTGAGGGCCCAGACGCTATGTATGTGAAGTTAATATCCTCCGACGGCCATGAGTTCATTGTAAAAAGAGAGCATGCATTAACATCAGGAACAATAAAAGCTATGTTGAGTGGACCAG gacagtttgcagaaaatgaaacaaatgagGTGAATTTTAGAGAGATCCCATCCCATGTCCTATCCAAAGTATGCATGTATTTCACCTACAAGGTCCGCTATACTAACAGCTCTACGGAGATTCCTGAATTCCCAATTGCACCTGAAATTGCACTGGAACTTCTGATGGCTGCAAACTTCCTAGattgttaa